The Bos taurus isolate L1 Dominette 01449 registration number 42190680 breed Hereford chromosome 18, ARS-UCD2.0, whole genome shotgun sequence genome has a window encoding:
- the ARHGAP33 gene encoding rho GTPase-activating protein 33 isoform X3, translating to MVARSNDSLDGPGEGSVQPLPPTGGPSVKGKPGKRLSAPRGPFPRLADCAHFHYENVDFGHIQLLLSPERDGPNVSGENELVFGVQVTCQGRSWPVLRSYDDFRSLDAHLHRCIFDRRFSCLPELPPPPEGARAAQMLVPLLLQYLETLSGLVDSNLNCGPVLTWMELDNHGRRLLLSEEASLNIPAVAAAHVVKRYTAQAPDELSFEVGDIVSVIDMPPTEDRSWWRGKRGFQVGFFPSECVELFTERPGPGLKGDADGPPCGVLASQGASSLTSAVPRPRGKLAGLLRTFMRSRPSRQRLRQRGILRQRVFGCDLGEHLSNSGQDVPQVLRCCSEFIEAHGVVDGIYRLSGVSSNIQRLRHEFDSERIPELSGPAFLQDIHSVSSLCKLYFRELPNPLLTYQLYGKFSEAMSVPGEEERLVRVHDVIQQLPPPHYRTLEYLLRHLARMARHSANTSMHARNLAIVWAPNLLRSMELESVGLGGAAAFREVRVQSVVVEFLLTHVDVLFSDTFTSAGLDPAGRCLLPRPKSLAGSGPSTRLLTLEEAQARTQGRLGTPTEPTTSKAPTSPVERRKGERGEKQRKPGGSSWKTFFALGRGPSIPRKKPLPWLGGTRARPQPSGCRPDTVTLRSAKSEESLSSQASGAGLQRLHRLRRPHSSSDAFPVGPAPAGSCESLSSSESTESSSESSSSSSSESSAAGLGVLSGSPSHRTSAWLDDGDELDFSPPRCLEGLRGLDFDPLTFRCSSPTPGDPAPPASPAPPAPASAFPPRATPQALSPRGPTSPASPAALDISEPLSVSVPPAVLELLGAGGTPASATPTPALSPSPGLCPHLIPLLLRGAEAQLSDTCQQEICSKLALPGPRGAQGQHGAGMDSPLLPPPLSLLRPGGAPPPPPKNPARLMALALAERAQQVAQRQSQQEQGSTPSAPQSPFRRSLSLEVGGEPPGTSGSGPPPHPLAHPSGWAPGPPPSLPRQQSDGSLVRSQRPTGTSRRAPRGPAQVSAQLRMGGGCGAAPEMAAQFLCSVPQQVPTPGFFSAPRECLPPFLGVPKPGLYPLGSPSFQPSSPAPVWRSPLVPPAPLDRGENLYYEIEAGEGSPYSGPTRSWSPLRSMPPDRLNASYGMLGQSPPLHRSPDFLLSYPPPSCFPHDHLGYSAPQHSARRPTRPEPLYVNLALGPRGPSPASSSSSSPPAHPRSRSDPGPPAPRLPQKQRAPWGHHTPHRVPGPWGPPDPLPYRAAPPAYGRGGEHHRGSLYRNGGQGREGAGPPPPYPTPSWSFHPESQTQSYC from the exons ATGGTG GCTCGCAGCAATGACAGCCTGGATGGCCCAGGGGAGGGCTCGGTGCAGCCCCTGCCCCCTACTGGGGGACCCAGTGTGAAGGGGAAGCCTGGGAAGAG GCTCTCGGCTCCTCGAGGCCCCTTTCCCCGGCTGGCAGACTGTGCCCATTTCCACTACGAGAATGTTGACTTCGGCCACATTCAG CTCCTGCTGTCTCCAGAGCGTGACGGTCCGAACGTCTCTGGAGAGAATGAACTGGTGTTCGGGGTGCAGGTGACCTGTCAG GGCCGTTCCTGGCCAGTTCTCCGCAGTTACGATGACTTCCGTTCCTTGGATGCCCACCTCCACCGATGCATATTTGACCGGAGGTTTTCCTGcctcccagagcttcctccacCCCCAGAGGGCGCCAGGGCTGCCCAG ATGCTGGTGCCGCTGCTGCTGCAGTACCTGGAAACCCTGTCAGGGCTGGTGGACAGTAACCTCAACTGTGGGCCGGTGCTTACCTGGATGGAG CTGGACAACCACGGCCGGCGACTGCTCCTCAGTGAGGAGGCCTCACTCAATATCCCCGCAGTGGCCGCTGCCCATGTGGTAAAGCGGTACACGGCCCAGGCACCTGACGAGCTGTCCTTCGAG GTGGGGGACATTGTCTCCGTGATCGACATGCCGCCCACGGAGGATCGGAGCTGGTGGCGGGGCAAGCGGGGCTTCCAG GTCGGTTTCTTCCCCAGTGAGTGTGTGGAACTATTCACGGAGCGGCCGGGTCCAGGACTAAAGGGGG ATGCCGACGGTCCCCCGTGTGGTGTCCTGGCTTCCCAGGGTGCTTCCTCTCTGACCTCAG CGGTGCCCCGGCCGCGGGGGAAGCTGGCTGGCCTCCTCCGCACCTTCATGCGCTCCCGCCCTTCCCGGCAGCGTCTGCGGCAGCGGGGCATTCTGCGGCAGAGGGTATTTGGCTGTGACCTGGGAGAACACCTCAGCAACTCAGGCCAGGACG TGCCCCAGGTGCTGCGCTGCTGTTCTGAGTTTATTGAGGCCCACGGGGTGGTGGATGGAATCTATCGACTCTCGGGTGTGTCATCCAACATCCAGAGGCTACG GCATGAGTTCGACAGTGAGAGGATCCCTGAACTGTCTGGCCCCGCCTTCCTGCAGGACATCCACAGCGTGTCCTCCCTCTGCAAGCTCTACTTCCGAGAGCTGCCCAACCCCTTACTCACTTACCAGCTCTACGGGAAGTTCAGT GAGGCCATGTCGGTGCCAGGCGAGGAGGAGCGCCTGGTGAGGGTTCACGATGTCATCCAGCAGTTGCCCCCGCCGCACTACCG GACCCTGGAGTACCTTCTGAGGCACTTGGCCCGCATGGCGAGGCACAGTGCCAACACCAGCATGCACGCCCGCAACCTGGCCATCGTTTGGGCACCTAACCTGCTACG GTCCATGGAGCTGGAGTCAGTGGGGCTAGGGGGTGCAGCAGCCTTCCGGGAGGTGCGGGTACAGTCGGTGGTGGTGGAATTCCTGCTCACCCATGTGGACGTCCTGTTCAGCGACACCTTCACATCTGCTGGCCTTGACCCTGCAG GCCGCTGCCTCCTTCCCAGGCCCAAGTCCCTTGCGGGCAGCGGCCCCTCCACTCGCCTGCTAACACTAGAGGAAGCCCAGGCTCGGACCCAGGGTCGGCTGGGGACACCCACCGAGCCCACAACTTCCAAGGCCCCAACTTCACCTGTGGAAAG gaggaaaggggagagaggCGAGAAACAGCGGAAGCCTGGAGGTAGCAGCTGGAAGACCTTCTTTGCACTGGGCCGAGGCCCCAGCATCCCTCGAAAGAAGCCTCTGCCCTGGCTAGGGGGCACCCGGGCCCGACCGCAGCCTTCAG GCTGCCGACCTGACACTGTCACACTGAGGTCTGCCAAGAGTGAGGAGTCTCTGTCATCGCAGGCCAGTGGGGCTG GCCTCCAGCGTCTGCACAGGCTACGGCGACCCCACTCCAGCAGTGACGCTTTTCCCGTGGGCCCCGCACCCGCTGGCTCCTGCGAGAGCCTGTCATCATCCGAGTCCACCGAGTCCTCCTCCGAgtcatcctcctcctcttcctctgagTCCTCCGCAGCTGGGCTGGGAGTACTCTCTGGCTCCCCTTCACACCGAACCTCGGCCTGGCTAGACGACGGTGACGAGCTGGACTTTAGCCCACCCCGCTGCCTGGAGGGGCTCCGGGGGCTTGACTTTGATCCCCTTACTTTTCGATGCAGCAGCCCCACCCCTGGGGACCCGGCACCTCCCGCCAGCCCGGCCCCCCCAGCCCCCGCCTCTGCCTTTCCACCCAGGGCAACCCCTCAGGCCCTCTCGCCCCGGGGCCCCACCAGCCCTGCCTCACCCGCTGCCCTGGACATCTCGGAGCCCCTGTCTGTGTCAGTGCCACCTGCTGTCCTGGAGCTGCTGGGGGCTGGAGGAACACCCGCCTCAGCCACCCCAACACCAGCCCTCAGCCCCAGCCCGGGCCTGTGCCCCCACCTCATCCCCTTGCTGCTGCGTGGAGCTGAGGCCCAGCTGAGTGACACCTGCCAACAAGAGATCTGCAGCAAGTTGGCATTGCCTGGTCCCCGGGGAGCCCAAGGCCAGCATG GTGCTGGTATGGATTCACCgctgctgccccctcccctgtcccTCCTGCGCCCGGGGGgggccccacccccgcctcccaaAAATCCAGCACGCCTCATGGCCCTGGCCCTGGCTGAGCGGGCTCAGCAGGTGGCCCAGAGACAGAGCCAGCAGGAGCAGGGGAGCACCCCTTCTGCTCCTCAGTCCCCTTTCCGCCGTTCACTGTCCCTGGAGGTGGGCGGTGAGCCCCCAGGGACCTCAGGGAGTgggccacccccccaccccctagcCCACCCAAGTGGCTGGGCTCCAGGACCCCCACCCTCCTTACCAAGGCAACAAAGTGATGGGAGCCTGGTGAGGAGCCAGCGGCCCACAGGGACCTCAAGGAGGGCACCCCGAGGCCCTGCCCAGGTCAGTGCCCAGCTCAGGatgggtggggggtgtggggctgcaccagagatggcagcccagtTCCTGTGTTCTGTCCCCCAGCAGGTTCCCACCCCTGGCTTCTTCTCAGCCCCCCGGGAGTGCCTGCCACCCTTCCTCGGGGTCCCCAAACCAGGCTTGTACCCCCTCGGCTCCCCATCCTTCCAGCCCAGCTCCCCGGCCCCAGTCTGGAGGAGCCCCCTGGTTCCCCCTGCACCACTGGACAGAGGAGAGAACCTGTACTATGAGATCGAGGCGGGTGAGGGGTCCCCCTACTCTGGCCCCACTCGCTCCTGGAGTCCCTTGCGCTCCATGCCCCCAGACAGGCTGAATGCCTCATACGGCATGCTTGGCCAATCCCCACCACTCCATAGGTCCCCCGACTTCCTGCTCAGTTACCCACCACCCTCCTGTTTTCCCCATGACCACCTTGGCTACTCAGCCCCCCAGCACTCGGCCCGGCGTCCCACCCGACCTGAACCCCTCTATGTCAACCTAGCCCTGGGGCCCAGGGGCCCCTCACCCGCTTCTTCcagctcctcctctcctcctgcccaccctcGCAGTCGCTCTGATCCTggccccccagccccc
- the ARHGAP33 gene encoding rho GTPase-activating protein 33 isoform X2, with protein MGWRGTDPRARSNDSLDGPGEGSVQPLPPTGGPSVKGKPGKRLSAPRGPFPRLADCAHFHYENVDFGHIQLLLSPERDGPNVSGENELVFGVQVTCQGRSWPVLRSYDDFRSLDAHLHRCIFDRRFSCLPELPPPPEGARAAQMLVPLLLQYLETLSGLVDSNLNCGPVLTWMELDNHGRRLLLSEEASLNIPAVAAAHVVKRYTAQAPDELSFEVGDIVSVIDMPPTEDRSWWRGKRGFQVGFFPSECVELFTERPGPGLKGDADGPPCGVLASQGASSLTSAVPRPRGKLAGLLRTFMRSRPSRQRLRQRGILRQRVFGCDLGEHLSNSGQDVPQVLRCCSEFIEAHGVVDGIYRLSGVSSNIQRLRHEFDSERIPELSGPAFLQDIHSVSSLCKLYFRELPNPLLTYQLYGKFSEAMSVPGEEERLVRVHDVIQQLPPPHYRTLEYLLRHLARMARHSANTSMHARNLAIVWAPNLLRSMELESVGLGGAAAFREVRVQSVVVEFLLTHVDVLFSDTFTSAGLDPAGRCLLPRPKSLAGSGPSTRLLTLEEAQARTQGRLGTPTEPTTSKAPTSPVERRKGERGEKQRKPGGSSWKTFFALGRGPSIPRKKPLPWLGGTRARPQPSGCRPDTVTLRSAKSEESLSSQASGAGLQRLHRLRRPHSSSDAFPVGPAPAGSCESLSSSESTESSSESSSSSSSESSAAGLGVLSGSPSHRTSAWLDDGDELDFSPPRCLEGLRGLDFDPLTFRCSSPTPGDPAPPASPAPPAPASAFPPRATPQALSPRGPTSPASPAALDISEPLSVSVPPAVLELLGAGGTPASATPTPALSPSPGLCPHLIPLLLRGAEAQLSDTCQQEICSKLALPGPRGAQGQHGAGMDSPLLPPPLSLLRPGGAPPPPPKNPARLMALALAERAQQVAQRQSQQEQGSTPSAPQSPFRRSLSLEVGGEPPGTSGSGPPPHPLAHPSGWAPGPPPSLPRQQSDGSLVRSQRPTGTSRRAPRGPAQVSAQLRMGGGCGAAPEMAAQFLCSVPQQVPTPGFFSAPRECLPPFLGVPKPGLYPLGSPSFQPSSPAPVWRSPLVPPAPLDRGENLYYEIEAGEGSPYSGPTRSWSPLRSMPPDRLNASYGMLGQSPPLHRSPDFLLSYPPPSCFPHDHLGYSAPQHSARRPTRPEPLYVNLALGPRGPSPASSSSSSPPAHPRSRSDPGPPAPRLPQKQRAPWGHHTPHRVPGPWGPPDPLPYRAAPPAYGRGGEHHRGSLYRNGGQGREGAGPPPPYPTPSWSFHPESQTQSYC; from the exons ATGGGCTGGAGGGGGACCGACCCAAGG GCTCGCAGCAATGACAGCCTGGATGGCCCAGGGGAGGGCTCGGTGCAGCCCCTGCCCCCTACTGGGGGACCCAGTGTGAAGGGGAAGCCTGGGAAGAG GCTCTCGGCTCCTCGAGGCCCCTTTCCCCGGCTGGCAGACTGTGCCCATTTCCACTACGAGAATGTTGACTTCGGCCACATTCAG CTCCTGCTGTCTCCAGAGCGTGACGGTCCGAACGTCTCTGGAGAGAATGAACTGGTGTTCGGGGTGCAGGTGACCTGTCAG GGCCGTTCCTGGCCAGTTCTCCGCAGTTACGATGACTTCCGTTCCTTGGATGCCCACCTCCACCGATGCATATTTGACCGGAGGTTTTCCTGcctcccagagcttcctccacCCCCAGAGGGCGCCAGGGCTGCCCAG ATGCTGGTGCCGCTGCTGCTGCAGTACCTGGAAACCCTGTCAGGGCTGGTGGACAGTAACCTCAACTGTGGGCCGGTGCTTACCTGGATGGAG CTGGACAACCACGGCCGGCGACTGCTCCTCAGTGAGGAGGCCTCACTCAATATCCCCGCAGTGGCCGCTGCCCATGTGGTAAAGCGGTACACGGCCCAGGCACCTGACGAGCTGTCCTTCGAG GTGGGGGACATTGTCTCCGTGATCGACATGCCGCCCACGGAGGATCGGAGCTGGTGGCGGGGCAAGCGGGGCTTCCAG GTCGGTTTCTTCCCCAGTGAGTGTGTGGAACTATTCACGGAGCGGCCGGGTCCAGGACTAAAGGGGG ATGCCGACGGTCCCCCGTGTGGTGTCCTGGCTTCCCAGGGTGCTTCCTCTCTGACCTCAG CGGTGCCCCGGCCGCGGGGGAAGCTGGCTGGCCTCCTCCGCACCTTCATGCGCTCCCGCCCTTCCCGGCAGCGTCTGCGGCAGCGGGGCATTCTGCGGCAGAGGGTATTTGGCTGTGACCTGGGAGAACACCTCAGCAACTCAGGCCAGGACG TGCCCCAGGTGCTGCGCTGCTGTTCTGAGTTTATTGAGGCCCACGGGGTGGTGGATGGAATCTATCGACTCTCGGGTGTGTCATCCAACATCCAGAGGCTACG GCATGAGTTCGACAGTGAGAGGATCCCTGAACTGTCTGGCCCCGCCTTCCTGCAGGACATCCACAGCGTGTCCTCCCTCTGCAAGCTCTACTTCCGAGAGCTGCCCAACCCCTTACTCACTTACCAGCTCTACGGGAAGTTCAGT GAGGCCATGTCGGTGCCAGGCGAGGAGGAGCGCCTGGTGAGGGTTCACGATGTCATCCAGCAGTTGCCCCCGCCGCACTACCG GACCCTGGAGTACCTTCTGAGGCACTTGGCCCGCATGGCGAGGCACAGTGCCAACACCAGCATGCACGCCCGCAACCTGGCCATCGTTTGGGCACCTAACCTGCTACG GTCCATGGAGCTGGAGTCAGTGGGGCTAGGGGGTGCAGCAGCCTTCCGGGAGGTGCGGGTACAGTCGGTGGTGGTGGAATTCCTGCTCACCCATGTGGACGTCCTGTTCAGCGACACCTTCACATCTGCTGGCCTTGACCCTGCAG GCCGCTGCCTCCTTCCCAGGCCCAAGTCCCTTGCGGGCAGCGGCCCCTCCACTCGCCTGCTAACACTAGAGGAAGCCCAGGCTCGGACCCAGGGTCGGCTGGGGACACCCACCGAGCCCACAACTTCCAAGGCCCCAACTTCACCTGTGGAAAG gaggaaaggggagagaggCGAGAAACAGCGGAAGCCTGGAGGTAGCAGCTGGAAGACCTTCTTTGCACTGGGCCGAGGCCCCAGCATCCCTCGAAAGAAGCCTCTGCCCTGGCTAGGGGGCACCCGGGCCCGACCGCAGCCTTCAG GCTGCCGACCTGACACTGTCACACTGAGGTCTGCCAAGAGTGAGGAGTCTCTGTCATCGCAGGCCAGTGGGGCTG GCCTCCAGCGTCTGCACAGGCTACGGCGACCCCACTCCAGCAGTGACGCTTTTCCCGTGGGCCCCGCACCCGCTGGCTCCTGCGAGAGCCTGTCATCATCCGAGTCCACCGAGTCCTCCTCCGAgtcatcctcctcctcttcctctgagTCCTCCGCAGCTGGGCTGGGAGTACTCTCTGGCTCCCCTTCACACCGAACCTCGGCCTGGCTAGACGACGGTGACGAGCTGGACTTTAGCCCACCCCGCTGCCTGGAGGGGCTCCGGGGGCTTGACTTTGATCCCCTTACTTTTCGATGCAGCAGCCCCACCCCTGGGGACCCGGCACCTCCCGCCAGCCCGGCCCCCCCAGCCCCCGCCTCTGCCTTTCCACCCAGGGCAACCCCTCAGGCCCTCTCGCCCCGGGGCCCCACCAGCCCTGCCTCACCCGCTGCCCTGGACATCTCGGAGCCCCTGTCTGTGTCAGTGCCACCTGCTGTCCTGGAGCTGCTGGGGGCTGGAGGAACACCCGCCTCAGCCACCCCAACACCAGCCCTCAGCCCCAGCCCGGGCCTGTGCCCCCACCTCATCCCCTTGCTGCTGCGTGGAGCTGAGGCCCAGCTGAGTGACACCTGCCAACAAGAGATCTGCAGCAAGTTGGCATTGCCTGGTCCCCGGGGAGCCCAAGGCCAGCATG GTGCTGGTATGGATTCACCgctgctgccccctcccctgtcccTCCTGCGCCCGGGGGgggccccacccccgcctcccaaAAATCCAGCACGCCTCATGGCCCTGGCCCTGGCTGAGCGGGCTCAGCAGGTGGCCCAGAGACAGAGCCAGCAGGAGCAGGGGAGCACCCCTTCTGCTCCTCAGTCCCCTTTCCGCCGTTCACTGTCCCTGGAGGTGGGCGGTGAGCCCCCAGGGACCTCAGGGAGTgggccacccccccaccccctagcCCACCCAAGTGGCTGGGCTCCAGGACCCCCACCCTCCTTACCAAGGCAACAAAGTGATGGGAGCCTGGTGAGGAGCCAGCGGCCCACAGGGACCTCAAGGAGGGCACCCCGAGGCCCTGCCCAGGTCAGTGCCCAGCTCAGGatgggtggggggtgtggggctgcaccagagatggcagcccagtTCCTGTGTTCTGTCCCCCAGCAGGTTCCCACCCCTGGCTTCTTCTCAGCCCCCCGGGAGTGCCTGCCACCCTTCCTCGGGGTCCCCAAACCAGGCTTGTACCCCCTCGGCTCCCCATCCTTCCAGCCCAGCTCCCCGGCCCCAGTCTGGAGGAGCCCCCTGGTTCCCCCTGCACCACTGGACAGAGGAGAGAACCTGTACTATGAGATCGAGGCGGGTGAGGGGTCCCCCTACTCTGGCCCCACTCGCTCCTGGAGTCCCTTGCGCTCCATGCCCCCAGACAGGCTGAATGCCTCATACGGCATGCTTGGCCAATCCCCACCACTCCATAGGTCCCCCGACTTCCTGCTCAGTTACCCACCACCCTCCTGTTTTCCCCATGACCACCTTGGCTACTCAGCCCCCCAGCACTCGGCCCGGCGTCCCACCCGACCTGAACCCCTCTATGTCAACCTAGCCCTGGGGCCCAGGGGCCCCTCACCCGCTTCTTCcagctcctcctctcctcctgcccaccctcGCAGTCGCTCTGATCCTggccccccagccccc
- the ARHGAP33 gene encoding rho GTPase-activating protein 33 isoform X1 — MLVPLLLQYLETLSGLVDSNLNCGPVLTWMELDNHGRRLLLSEEASLNIPAVAAAHVVKRYTAQAPDELSFEVGDIVSVIDMPPTEDRSWWRGKRGFQVGFFPSECVELFTERPGPGLKGDADGPPCGVLASQGASSLTSAVPRPRGKLAGLLRTFMRSRPSRQRLRQRGILRQRVFGCDLGEHLSNSGQDVPQVLRCCSEFIEAHGVVDGIYRLSGVSSNIQRLRHEFDSERIPELSGPAFLQDIHSVSSLCKLYFRELPNPLLTYQLYGKFSEAMSVPGEEERLVRVHDVIQQLPPPHYRTLEYLLRHLARMARHSANTSMHARNLAIVWAPNLLRSMELESVGLGGAAAFREVRVQSVVVEFLLTHVDVLFSDTFTSAGLDPAGRCLLPRPKSLAGSGPSTRLLTLEEAQARTQGRLGTPTEPTTSKAPTSPVERRKGERGEKQRKPGGSSWKTFFALGRGPSIPRKKPLPWLGGTRARPQPSGCRPDTVTLRSAKSEESLSSQASGAGLQRLHRLRRPHSSSDAFPVGPAPAGSCESLSSSESTESSSESSSSSSSESSAAGLGVLSGSPSHRTSAWLDDGDELDFSPPRCLEGLRGLDFDPLTFRCSSPTPGDPAPPASPAPPAPASAFPPRATPQALSPRGPTSPASPAALDISEPLSVSVPPAVLELLGAGGTPASATPTPALSPSPGLCPHLIPLLLRGAEAQLSDTCQQEICSKLALPGPRGAQGQHGAGMDSPLLPPPLSLLRPGGAPPPPPKNPARLMALALAERAQQVAQRQSQQEQGSTPSAPQSPFRRSLSLEVGGEPPGTSGSGPPPHPLAHPSGWAPGPPPSLPRQQSDGSLVRSQRPTGTSRRAPRGPAQVSAQLRMGGGCGAAPEMAAQFLCSVPQQVPTPGFFSAPRECLPPFLGVPKPGLYPLGSPSFQPSSPAPVWRSPLVPPAPLDRGENLYYEIEAGEGSPYSGPTRSWSPLRSMPPDRLNASYGMLGQSPPLHRSPDFLLSYPPPSCFPHDHLGYSAPQHSARRPTRPEPLYVNLALGPRGPSPASSSSSSPPAHPRSRSDPGPPAPRLPQKQRAPWGHHTPHRVPGPWGPPDPLPYRAAPPAYGRGGEHHRGSLYRNGGQGREGAGPPPPYPTPSWSFHPESQTQSYC, encoded by the exons ATGCTGGTGCCGCTGCTGCTGCAGTACCTGGAAACCCTGTCAGGGCTGGTGGACAGTAACCTCAACTGTGGGCCGGTGCTTACCTGGATGGAG CTGGACAACCACGGCCGGCGACTGCTCCTCAGTGAGGAGGCCTCACTCAATATCCCCGCAGTGGCCGCTGCCCATGTGGTAAAGCGGTACACGGCCCAGGCACCTGACGAGCTGTCCTTCGAG GTGGGGGACATTGTCTCCGTGATCGACATGCCGCCCACGGAGGATCGGAGCTGGTGGCGGGGCAAGCGGGGCTTCCAG GTCGGTTTCTTCCCCAGTGAGTGTGTGGAACTATTCACGGAGCGGCCGGGTCCAGGACTAAAGGGGG ATGCCGACGGTCCCCCGTGTGGTGTCCTGGCTTCCCAGGGTGCTTCCTCTCTGACCTCAG CGGTGCCCCGGCCGCGGGGGAAGCTGGCTGGCCTCCTCCGCACCTTCATGCGCTCCCGCCCTTCCCGGCAGCGTCTGCGGCAGCGGGGCATTCTGCGGCAGAGGGTATTTGGCTGTGACCTGGGAGAACACCTCAGCAACTCAGGCCAGGACG TGCCCCAGGTGCTGCGCTGCTGTTCTGAGTTTATTGAGGCCCACGGGGTGGTGGATGGAATCTATCGACTCTCGGGTGTGTCATCCAACATCCAGAGGCTACG GCATGAGTTCGACAGTGAGAGGATCCCTGAACTGTCTGGCCCCGCCTTCCTGCAGGACATCCACAGCGTGTCCTCCCTCTGCAAGCTCTACTTCCGAGAGCTGCCCAACCCCTTACTCACTTACCAGCTCTACGGGAAGTTCAGT GAGGCCATGTCGGTGCCAGGCGAGGAGGAGCGCCTGGTGAGGGTTCACGATGTCATCCAGCAGTTGCCCCCGCCGCACTACCG GACCCTGGAGTACCTTCTGAGGCACTTGGCCCGCATGGCGAGGCACAGTGCCAACACCAGCATGCACGCCCGCAACCTGGCCATCGTTTGGGCACCTAACCTGCTACG GTCCATGGAGCTGGAGTCAGTGGGGCTAGGGGGTGCAGCAGCCTTCCGGGAGGTGCGGGTACAGTCGGTGGTGGTGGAATTCCTGCTCACCCATGTGGACGTCCTGTTCAGCGACACCTTCACATCTGCTGGCCTTGACCCTGCAG GCCGCTGCCTCCTTCCCAGGCCCAAGTCCCTTGCGGGCAGCGGCCCCTCCACTCGCCTGCTAACACTAGAGGAAGCCCAGGCTCGGACCCAGGGTCGGCTGGGGACACCCACCGAGCCCACAACTTCCAAGGCCCCAACTTCACCTGTGGAAAG gaggaaaggggagagaggCGAGAAACAGCGGAAGCCTGGAGGTAGCAGCTGGAAGACCTTCTTTGCACTGGGCCGAGGCCCCAGCATCCCTCGAAAGAAGCCTCTGCCCTGGCTAGGGGGCACCCGGGCCCGACCGCAGCCTTCAG GCTGCCGACCTGACACTGTCACACTGAGGTCTGCCAAGAGTGAGGAGTCTCTGTCATCGCAGGCCAGTGGGGCTG GCCTCCAGCGTCTGCACAGGCTACGGCGACCCCACTCCAGCAGTGACGCTTTTCCCGTGGGCCCCGCACCCGCTGGCTCCTGCGAGAGCCTGTCATCATCCGAGTCCACCGAGTCCTCCTCCGAgtcatcctcctcctcttcctctgagTCCTCCGCAGCTGGGCTGGGAGTACTCTCTGGCTCCCCTTCACACCGAACCTCGGCCTGGCTAGACGACGGTGACGAGCTGGACTTTAGCCCACCCCGCTGCCTGGAGGGGCTCCGGGGGCTTGACTTTGATCCCCTTACTTTTCGATGCAGCAGCCCCACCCCTGGGGACCCGGCACCTCCCGCCAGCCCGGCCCCCCCAGCCCCCGCCTCTGCCTTTCCACCCAGGGCAACCCCTCAGGCCCTCTCGCCCCGGGGCCCCACCAGCCCTGCCTCACCCGCTGCCCTGGACATCTCGGAGCCCCTGTCTGTGTCAGTGCCACCTGCTGTCCTGGAGCTGCTGGGGGCTGGAGGAACACCCGCCTCAGCCACCCCAACACCAGCCCTCAGCCCCAGCCCGGGCCTGTGCCCCCACCTCATCCCCTTGCTGCTGCGTGGAGCTGAGGCCCAGCTGAGTGACACCTGCCAACAAGAGATCTGCAGCAAGTTGGCATTGCCTGGTCCCCGGGGAGCCCAAGGCCAGCATG GTGCTGGTATGGATTCACCgctgctgccccctcccctgtcccTCCTGCGCCCGGGGGgggccccacccccgcctcccaaAAATCCAGCACGCCTCATGGCCCTGGCCCTGGCTGAGCGGGCTCAGCAGGTGGCCCAGAGACAGAGCCAGCAGGAGCAGGGGAGCACCCCTTCTGCTCCTCAGTCCCCTTTCCGCCGTTCACTGTCCCTGGAGGTGGGCGGTGAGCCCCCAGGGACCTCAGGGAGTgggccacccccccaccccctagcCCACCCAAGTGGCTGGGCTCCAGGACCCCCACCCTCCTTACCAAGGCAACAAAGTGATGGGAGCCTGGTGAGGAGCCAGCGGCCCACAGGGACCTCAAGGAGGGCACCCCGAGGCCCTGCCCAGGTCAGTGCCCAGCTCAGGatgggtggggggtgtggggctgcaccagagatggcagcccagtTCCTGTGTTCTGTCCCCCAGCAGGTTCCCACCCCTGGCTTCTTCTCAGCCCCCCGGGAGTGCCTGCCACCCTTCCTCGGGGTCCCCAAACCAGGCTTGTACCCCCTCGGCTCCCCATCCTTCCAGCCCAGCTCCCCGGCCCCAGTCTGGAGGAGCCCCCTGGTTCCCCCTGCACCACTGGACAGAGGAGAGAACCTGTACTATGAGATCGAGGCGGGTGAGGGGTCCCCCTACTCTGGCCCCACTCGCTCCTGGAGTCCCTTGCGCTCCATGCCCCCAGACAGGCTGAATGCCTCATACGGCATGCTTGGCCAATCCCCACCACTCCATAGGTCCCCCGACTTCCTGCTCAGTTACCCACCACCCTCCTGTTTTCCCCATGACCACCTTGGCTACTCAGCCCCCCAGCACTCGGCCCGGCGTCCCACCCGACCTGAACCCCTCTATGTCAACCTAGCCCTGGGGCCCAGGGGCCCCTCACCCGCTTCTTCcagctcctcctctcctcctgcccaccctcGCAGTCGCTCTGATCCTggccccccagccccc